In a genomic window of Sulfurimonas denitrificans DSM 1251:
- a CDS encoding restriction endonuclease subunit S, which produces MSEIKQGYKQTKVGIIPEDWEVVKIKEATSYVDYRGKTPIKTGKGIFLVTAKNIKQGFIDYEASSEFVSEVEYHEIMKRGMPKIGDILITTEAPLGNVAQIDKENIALAQRVIKFRSKKNVKNDFLKHYFLSNRFQSYLYRMAIGTTVLGIQGKELHNMSIVLPPLKEQEKIAQILTTWDEAITKQTELLEAKELLKKALMQKLLSGEVRFSGFSDEWEEARLDKLVFFQEGPGVRNTQYRKSGVKLLNVGNLNNNTLNLSSTETYISEEEAYGAYKHFLIDEGDLLISCSGINSESFKKKIAFAKKEDLPLCMNTSTMRFKNLKNKLLLEYLYFFFQTLFFEKQVFGVLTGSAQFNFGPTHIKWFKIKLPTLPEQQKIAEVLSVADDEINQLKSELEELKLQKKALMQQLLTGQVRVKV; this is translated from the coding sequence ATGAGTGAAATCAAACAAGGCTATAAGCAAACAAAAGTGGGGATTATTCCTGAGGATTGGGAGGTTGTGAAAATCAAGGAAGCAACAAGTTATGTGGATTACAGAGGTAAAACACCAATTAAAACGGGAAAAGGGATTTTTTTAGTTACTGCAAAAAACATTAAACAAGGTTTTATTGATTATGAAGCTTCTTCAGAATTTGTATCTGAAGTAGAATATCATGAAATCATGAAAAGAGGAATGCCAAAAATTGGTGATATTCTTATTACAACAGAAGCACCATTAGGTAATGTTGCACAGATAGATAAAGAAAATATTGCCTTAGCACAAAGAGTTATAAAGTTTAGAAGTAAAAAGAATGTTAAAAATGATTTTTTGAAGCATTATTTTTTAAGTAATAGATTCCAATCATATTTATATAGAATGGCAATTGGAACAACAGTTTTAGGAATTCAAGGTAAAGAACTCCATAATATGTCTATCGTACTCCCACCCCTAAAAGAGCAAGAAAAAATAGCCCAGATTTTGACAACTTGGGACGAAGCCATCACTAAACAAACCGAGCTTTTAGAAGCAAAAGAACTACTTAAAAAAGCCCTTATGCAAAAGCTTTTAAGCGGTGAAGTTCGTTTTAGTGGATTTAGTGATGAGTGGGAAGAAGCTAGGCTTGATAAACTTGTATTTTTTCAAGAAGGTCCAGGAGTGCGAAATACACAGTATCGAAAAAGTGGTGTGAAGCTATTAAATGTAGGGAATCTAAATAACAATACTTTAAATCTTAGTTCAACTGAAACTTATATAAGTGAAGAAGAGGCTTATGGGGCATATAAACATTTTTTAATTGATGAAGGAGATTTATTAATATCGTGTTCAGGTATTAATTCTGAAAGTTTTAAAAAGAAAATAGCATTTGCTAAAAAAGAAGATTTGCCTTTATGTATGAATACAAGCACAATGAGATTTAAAAACTTGAAAAATAAATTACTCTTGGAATATTTATATTTTTTCTTTCAAACTTTATTTTTTGAAAAACAAGTTTTTGGGGTTTTAACAGGTTCCGCACAATTTAATTTTGGTCCAACTCATATTAAGTGGTTTAAAATCAAACTCCCAACACTTCCAGAACAACAGAAAATAGCCGAAGTTTTAAGCGTTGCTGATGATGAGATAAATCAACTCAAAAGTGAACTTGAAGAACTAAAACTACAAAAAAAAGCACTTATGCAACAACTACTAACTGGACAAGTGAGGGTTAAGGTGTGA
- a CDS encoding type I restriction-modification system subunit M encodes MQKTTQSTINNVVWKACDTFRGTMDGSDYKDYVLTMLFVKYLSDFYKEKLDLLKAEYGDKTDRIEAKLKREKFRLDESCTFDYLIKHKEAPNLGEIMNKVLERIEEDNRDKLEGIFRSIDFNNKNKLGDTKERNTILKNLIEDFSDTRLDLRPSRLEGNDVIGDAYEYLISHFASDAGKKGGEFYTPSEVSTLLAKLVEPKEGEMIYDPTCGSGSLLIKASKEIGSKNFRLYGQEKNGQTQALCKMNMFLHEINDAVIEWGDTIRNPLHLQDNLLKTFDVVVANPPFSLDKWGEEIASDDSFGRFKYGTPPKSKGDYAFVLHMISSLNSHGKMGVILPHGVLFRGASEGKIREKLIEQNLLDTVIGLPSNLFFGTSIPACILIFKKNRVHNDILFIDASREFEKGKNQNNLTDEHIAKIFDTYKNRSEIEKYSHVATLEEIQENDYNLNIPRYVDTFEEEEIIDLDATKTNIATIEIELVEIKSKMNGYLKELGL; translated from the coding sequence ATGCAAAAAACGACTCAAAGCACAATCAACAATGTAGTATGGAAAGCTTGCGATACATTCAGAGGTACGATGGATGGAAGTGATTATAAAGATTATGTTCTTACAATGCTATTTGTGAAGTATCTTTCTGATTTTTACAAAGAGAAACTTGACCTTCTGAAAGCAGAGTACGGTGATAAGACGGATAGAATCGAAGCAAAGCTAAAAAGAGAAAAATTCAGACTTGATGAGAGTTGCACATTTGATTATTTGATTAAACACAAAGAGGCTCCAAACCTTGGTGAGATAATGAATAAAGTGCTTGAGAGAATCGAAGAGGACAATAGAGATAAACTAGAAGGTATCTTTAGAAGCATAGACTTCAACAACAAAAACAAACTAGGTGACACTAAAGAGAGAAATACAATACTCAAAAATCTTATTGAAGATTTTAGTGACACAAGACTTGATCTAAGACCTTCAAGGTTAGAGGGCAATGATGTCATCGGAGATGCTTATGAATATCTTATCTCACACTTTGCAAGTGATGCTGGAAAAAAAGGTGGAGAGTTTTATACTCCAAGCGAAGTATCAACTCTTTTAGCAAAACTAGTTGAACCAAAAGAGGGAGAGATGATCTATGACCCTACATGTGGTTCTGGTTCACTCCTTATAAAAGCATCAAAAGAGATAGGAAGTAAAAACTTCCGTCTTTATGGGCAAGAGAAAAACGGACAAACTCAAGCACTTTGTAAGATGAATATGTTTTTGCATGAGATAAACGATGCAGTTATCGAGTGGGGAGATACTATAAGAAATCCACTACATCTACAAGATAATCTTCTTAAGACTTTTGATGTCGTAGTAGCCAACCCACCGTTTAGCCTTGATAAATGGGGTGAAGAGATTGCCTCTGATGATAGCTTTGGAAGGTTCAAATATGGAACACCACCAAAAAGCAAAGGGGATTATGCTTTTGTATTACACATGATAAGCTCTCTTAATTCTCATGGGAAAATGGGAGTTATATTACCTCATGGGGTACTCTTTAGAGGAGCAAGTGAAGGGAAAATCAGAGAAAAACTAATCGAGCAAAACTTACTTGATACAGTTATTGGACTTCCTTCAAATCTCTTTTTTGGAACTTCAATCCCTGCATGTATTTTGATATTCAAAAAAAATAGAGTTCATAATGATATTCTTTTTATCGATGCAAGTCGTGAATTTGAAAAAGGGAAAAATCAAAACAACCTTACAGATGAGCATATAGCAAAGATATTTGATACTTATAAAAATAGAAGTGAGATAGAGAAGTACTCACATGTAGCGACACTAGAAGAGATACAAGAAAATGACTATAACCTAAATATCCCTAGATATGTAGATACATTTGAAGAAGAGGAAATCATCGATTTAGATGCTACCAAAACAAATATAGCAACTATTGAAATTGAGTTAGTAGAGATAAAATCTAAAATGAATGGGTATCTAAAAGAGTTGGGGCTATAA
- a CDS encoding SLATT domain-containing protein, which produces MDNNNFEIIKQALGNVIYTQKTHEMAITRKSNYVTCIKWLNIILVGIVFFVLFLQIFNQDDKDYLYAGIFFTVIEALFLIFQLSFNPEKEVLEHRNTANRLWLMREKHLNLLTDIKNEIFDFNQNAIKRDELTNELNEIYKNAPRTNSDDYEKASKALNGNQKPKADEDEMINFLPKNLQS; this is translated from the coding sequence ATGGACAATAATAACTTTGAAATAATTAAACAAGCATTAGGTAATGTGATTTACACACAAAAAACACATGAAATGGCAATCACAAGGAAAAGTAATTATGTTACTTGTATTAAATGGTTAAATATAATCTTGGTGGGTATTGTATTTTTTGTACTTTTTTTACAAATTTTCAATCAAGATGATAAAGATTATTTGTATGCTGGAATTTTTTTTACTGTTATTGAAGCTCTTTTTTTAATTTTTCAATTAAGCTTTAATCCTGAAAAAGAGGTATTAGAACATAGAAATACGGCAAATAGATTATGGTTAATGAGGGAAAAGCATTTAAATTTATTAACTGATATAAAAAATGAGATTTTTGATTTTAATCAAAATGCTATTAAAAGAGATGAGCTAACTAATGAATTAAATGAAATTTATAAAAATGCTCCTAGAACAAATAGTGATGATTATGAAAAAGCTTCTAAAGCATTAAATGGAAATCAAAAACCAAAAGCCGATGAAGATGAAATGATTAATTTTCTTCCTAAAAATCTTCAAAGTTAA
- the dinD gene encoding DNA damage-inducible protein D: MKKDIELQHHQTFEEIKQIDKNGNEFWYARALGKLLDYTDFRNFTKVIDKAKEACVNSGFDVNDHIVEVNEEITHGKGAKNSYPSFALSRYACYLVVQNADPSKPVVASGQTYFAIQTRRQELQNDEAFAQLREDEKRVFLRNELKEHNKQLVETAQLAGVETDLDFAIFQNHGYKGLYGGLDAKGIHEKKGLKKSHKILDYMGSTELAANLFRATQTEEKLKRDNIHGKTKANQTHYEVGKKVRETIAELGGTMPEDLPTPKESVSKIEKSHKSLEDKKS; encoded by the coding sequence ATGAAAAAAGATATTGAACTACAACACCACCAAACATTTGAAGAGATAAAACAAATAGACAAAAATGGCAATGAGTTTTGGTATGCAAGGGCTTTAGGAAAACTTCTTGATTATACAGATTTTAGAAACTTTACAAAAGTAATAGACAAAGCAAAAGAAGCTTGTGTAAATAGTGGTTTTGATGTAAATGATCACATCGTTGAAGTCAACGAGGAGATAACACACGGAAAAGGTGCAAAAAATAGCTATCCATCTTTTGCACTTTCACGATATGCATGTTATTTAGTTGTACAAAATGCAGACCCAAGTAAACCAGTAGTAGCAAGTGGGCAAACATATTTTGCTATACAAACCAGAAGACAAGAGCTACAAAACGATGAAGCATTTGCACAGCTTAGAGAAGATGAAAAAAGGGTGTTTTTACGAAATGAACTTAAAGAACATAATAAACAGCTAGTAGAAACGGCACAACTTGCAGGGGTTGAGACTGATTTAGATTTTGCGATATTTCAAAATCATGGATACAAAGGTTTATATGGTGGACTTGATGCAAAAGGGATACATGAGAAAAAAGGACTAAAAAAATCTCACAAAATCCTTGACTACATGGGAAGTACAGAACTAGCAGCCAATCTATTCCGTGCTACACAAACAGAAGAAAAACTAAAAAGAGACAATATCCACGGCAAAACAAAAGCCAACCAAACCCACTATGAAGTAGGCAAAAAAGTAAGAGAAACTATAGCTGAACTAGGCGGAACTATGCCAGAGGATTTACCAACTCCAAAAGAAAGTGTAAGTAAGATAGAAAAGTCACACAAAAGCCTTGAGGACAAAAAGTCATGA
- a CDS encoding RNA-binding domain-containing protein, which yields MKLQINESQNIEFKQTWRDEYIKWLSAFGNTDGGKLYIGVDDDGGIKGIDNAKKLLEDIPNKVRDILGIMVDVNLLQDEDKEYIEIITDKYPYPISYKGSYYYRSGSTTQELKGVALDKFLLRTQGKTWDSVPVPYFGDTDLDPYAFKLFRDKASKKKRIDPELLKESDDVLVDKLRLREGDYLKRATALLFAKEPMKYVMGSMIKIGYFKSNTDLVYQDVIEGNLFEQVDKAIELIFTKYLSAFITYEGIQRVESFPISELAFREALINAVVHKDYSSQNSIQISVYDDKLLMWNAGDLPPHWTIDTLLRKHTSEPHNPLVAYPFFLAGYIESWGRGIEKIIEESQKFNGITPQFRWENGLWVEFYFNNTPNKIENTETRVKARVKTREKILELISVNPNITNQELADTLELTVKGIEWQIKKLKEDGKLERIGGAKGGHWEILK from the coding sequence ATGAAACTACAAATTAACGAATCACAAAACATAGAGTTTAAACAAACTTGGAGAGATGAGTATATCAAATGGCTTAGTGCATTTGGCAATACTGACGGTGGGAAGCTATATATCGGTGTGGATGATGATGGCGGAATCAAAGGCATCGACAATGCCAAAAAACTACTTGAAGATATACCAAACAAAGTACGAGATATCTTAGGCATCATGGTAGATGTCAATCTTTTGCAAGATGAAGATAAAGAGTACATTGAAATTATCACTGATAAATACCCATATCCTATAAGCTATAAAGGTTCATATTACTACAGAAGTGGAAGCACAACACAAGAGCTAAAAGGTGTTGCACTTGATAAGTTTTTACTTAGAACACAAGGCAAAACTTGGGATAGTGTGCCAGTACCTTATTTTGGAGATACAGATTTAGACCCTTATGCTTTTAAACTTTTTAGAGACAAAGCCTCTAAAAAGAAGAGAATAGATCCTGAACTTTTAAAAGAGAGTGATGATGTTTTAGTAGATAAATTGAGACTGCGAGAGGGTGATTATCTCAAGCGAGCGACTGCACTACTTTTTGCAAAAGAGCCTATGAAATATGTCATGGGGAGTATGATCAAGATAGGATACTTTAAATCAAACACTGATTTAGTCTATCAAGATGTGATAGAGGGTAATCTTTTTGAGCAAGTAGATAAAGCTATTGAACTAATCTTTACAAAATATCTCAGTGCTTTTATAACTTATGAAGGTATTCAAAGGGTGGAGAGCTTTCCTATTTCAGAATTAGCATTTAGAGAAGCTCTTATCAATGCAGTTGTTCATAAAGATTATAGTTCACAAAACAGCATCCAAATAAGTGTATATGATGATAAGCTTCTCATGTGGAATGCAGGAGATTTACCGCCACACTGGACTATAGATACACTTTTGCGAAAACATACATCCGAGCCACATAATCCTCTAGTTGCTTATCCTTTTTTCTTAGCTGGTTATATAGAGTCTTGGGGAAGAGGAATAGAAAAAATCATAGAAGAATCACAAAAGTTTAATGGCATTACTCCACAATTTAGATGGGAAAATGGTTTGTGGGTGGAATTTTATTTTAATAATACCCCTAATAAAATAGAAAATACTGAAACTAGGGTAAAAGCTAGGGTAAAAACTAGGGAGAAAATTTTGGAGCTTATTAGTGTGAATCCAAATATTACCAATCAAGAGTTGGCAGATACACTAGAACTTACTGTTAAAGGTATTGAGTGGCAAATTAAAAAACTAAAAGAAGATGGTAAGCTTGAAAGAATTGGCGGTGCGAAAGGCGGACATTGGGAGATTTTAAAATGA
- a CDS encoding type I restriction endonuclease subunit R yields MNDNITLEQVIQQNCINLLSHKEFGYKFITKEDNLIFRENKTSTVLLKKMLIERLYALNSYEYKGQNYKFSANNIAKAVEDLDVSLNEGLIVANEKITNHLLLGTSYEENLDDGTKKSFSFRYIDFENIENNHFFVTEEFIVDRANQNEITKTRRPDLMVFVNGIPLVVIELKKSSLNYENGIKQLEKEQKKDEIPHLFKYIQLTIAANSNEARYGTMGTPLKFYSLWKEEESEKAKTTLKTMIQNREVTSLDLTLFALLSKDRLLRLIRHYILFDKKVKKVSRYQQFFGIEKTLKRVEKITDGIRAGGLIWHTQGSGKSLTMVMLTKLLKLTYTNAKIIVVTDRVDLDEQIHKTFENTDIKAGRASSGSDLIEKLQSGISVITTLVHKFEKVRNSKTVINDNNVFVLVDESHRTQGGDLHNAMKKALPLACYLGFTGTPLLKKEKNKNSFLKFGGEIHRYTIDDAVKDGAVLPLLYEGRLVDQEVLSPDGLVRKFNMIARELSDDAKRDLQHKWARFQKVASSEQRLELIALDINEHFKKTLKMSNSGFKAMFATSSKYEAIKYHEIFEEYGDIRTAYVISSNEHEELDGGNKEYVAKAWQETIKNYGSEEEYLKYVKNEFIHGDEIDLLIVVDKLLTGFDAPRASTLYIDKQLKEHNLLQAIARVNRLYDGKDYGYIVDYRGLLGELDQALTNYASLDGFDPEDLTGAVVDVRSEIAKAKTYYTHLEDLFSDVKFKDDLESYVVVLADIQKRDDFKEWLSHFSRAFKLGLSSEKIDDILSENEIKLYKKKIKFYNELRKVVQLRYHETCDFGKYEEQMQKLLDTFVSAKEVNELTKLVNIFETEFEEEVQRVEGKSAKADTILSAVSAVVKEKMESNPAFYKSIAQQIEDVINEYNAKRLSEEEKLAKAKQLKDLMTGMSKPNEDKYPKEFENKKTLLAIYDNLGDILGNLEVVDFELIVKNLTLKFDEIYSGASKKPEWHKNKDVENEITSAMEDVLWDIEDEYDISIENKEKIYQTIRGIGISFYA; encoded by the coding sequence ATGAATGATAACATTACACTTGAACAAGTAATACAACAAAACTGTATCAATCTTTTAAGCCATAAAGAGTTTGGATATAAGTTTATAACCAAAGAAGATAATCTTATTTTTAGAGAAAATAAAACCTCCACCGTGCTTTTAAAAAAGATGCTTATAGAGAGACTTTATGCCTTAAATAGCTATGAGTACAAAGGGCAAAACTATAAGTTTAGTGCTAATAATATAGCCAAAGCAGTTGAAGACTTGGATGTATCTTTAAATGAGGGATTAATAGTAGCAAATGAGAAAATCACCAATCATCTACTTTTAGGTACTAGTTACGAAGAGAACCTTGATGATGGCACTAAAAAAAGTTTCTCTTTTAGATACATCGACTTTGAAAACATTGAAAATAACCACTTTTTTGTAACAGAAGAGTTTATAGTGGATCGTGCTAACCAAAACGAAATTACAAAAACTAGAAGACCTGATTTGATGGTGTTTGTAAATGGCATCCCACTAGTGGTAATTGAGCTAAAAAAATCAAGTCTAAATTATGAAAATGGTATCAAGCAGCTTGAAAAAGAGCAAAAAAAAGATGAAATACCGCATCTGTTTAAATATATCCAACTAACTATTGCAGCAAATAGTAATGAAGCTAGATATGGAACCATGGGAACACCTTTAAAGTTTTATAGCTTGTGGAAAGAGGAAGAGAGCGAAAAGGCAAAAACAACTCTAAAAACGATGATACAAAATAGAGAAGTAACTAGTCTGGACCTTACTTTATTTGCGCTTTTATCGAAAGATAGGCTGTTAAGACTTATAAGACACTATATTTTATTTGATAAAAAAGTAAAAAAAGTGAGCCGTTATCAACAGTTCTTTGGAATTGAAAAGACACTTAAAAGAGTAGAAAAGATAACAGATGGTATAAGAGCTGGTGGACTTATCTGGCATACTCAAGGAAGTGGTAAATCTCTGACAATGGTAATGCTTACAAAACTTCTAAAATTAACTTACACTAATGCAAAAATCATAGTAGTAACCGATAGAGTTGATTTGGATGAGCAGATTCATAAAACTTTTGAAAATACTGACATCAAAGCAGGAAGAGCAAGTAGTGGAAGTGATTTGATAGAAAAACTTCAAAGCGGTATAAGTGTGATTACAACACTTGTACATAAGTTTGAAAAGGTAAGAAACTCAAAAACTGTTATCAATGATAACAATGTATTCGTGCTAGTAGATGAGTCTCACCGTACTCAAGGTGGAGATTTGCACAATGCTATGAAAAAAGCTCTACCTCTTGCTTGTTATCTTGGATTTACAGGAACACCACTTCTTAAAAAAGAGAAAAATAAAAACAGTTTTTTAAAGTTTGGTGGTGAAATACATAGATATACCATAGATGACGCTGTAAAAGATGGAGCAGTTTTACCATTGCTCTATGAAGGAAGGCTTGTAGATCAAGAGGTACTTAGTCCGGATGGATTGGTGCGAAAGTTCAACATGATCGCAAGAGAGTTAAGTGATGATGCAAAAAGAGATTTGCAGCACAAATGGGCGAGGTTTCAAAAAGTTGCATCAAGTGAGCAAAGACTTGAACTAATAGCACTAGATATTAATGAGCACTTCAAAAAAACTTTAAAAATGTCAAATAGTGGATTTAAAGCGATGTTTGCGACAAGTAGCAAGTATGAAGCTATAAAATATCATGAGATTTTTGAAGAGTATGGAGATATACGAACTGCTTATGTAATTTCAAGCAATGAACATGAAGAACTAGATGGTGGAAATAAAGAATATGTGGCAAAAGCATGGCAAGAGACTATCAAAAACTATGGAAGTGAAGAAGAATATCTAAAATATGTAAAAAATGAATTTATTCATGGTGATGAGATAGATTTACTGATTGTTGTAGATAAGCTTTTAACTGGTTTTGATGCCCCAAGAGCAAGTACGCTTTATATAGATAAACAACTAAAAGAACATAACCTTTTACAAGCAATTGCAAGGGTAAATAGACTTTATGATGGAAAAGATTATGGGTATATTGTTGATTATAGAGGGCTTCTAGGAGAACTAGACCAGGCTTTGACAAATTATGCTTCACTTGATGGCTTTGATCCAGAGGATTTGACGGGAGCTGTAGTAGATGTAAGAAGTGAAATAGCAAAAGCTAAAACTTATTACACCCATTTAGAAGACCTTTTTAGTGATGTTAAATTCAAAGATGATTTAGAAAGTTATGTAGTTGTATTAGCAGATATTCAAAAAAGAGATGATTTTAAAGAGTGGTTATCACACTTCTCTCGTGCTTTTAAATTAGGACTTTCTAGTGAAAAAATCGATGACATTTTAAGTGAGAATGAAATCAAGCTATACAAGAAAAAAATCAAATTTTACAATGAACTCAGAAAAGTAGTGCAGCTACGATATCACGAAACTTGTGATTTTGGAAAATATGAAGAGCAGATGCAAAAGCTACTTGACACCTTTGTAAGTGCCAAAGAGGTGAATGAGCTTACAAAGCTTGTAAATATCTTTGAAACAGAGTTTGAAGAAGAGGTGCAAAGGGTTGAGGGTAAAAGTGCAAAAGCAGACACAATTTTGAGTGCTGTAAGTGCTGTTGTAAAAGAAAAAATGGAATCAAATCCAGCATTTTATAAGTCAATTGCCCAGCAAATAGAAGATGTAATCAATGAATATAACGCTAAAAGACTAAGCGAAGAGGAAAAATTAGCAAAAGCAAAACAATTAAAAGACTTAATGACAGGTATGTCCAAACCAAATGAAGACAAATATCCAAAAGAGTTTGAAAATAAAAAAACTCTACTAGCTATATATGATAATTTAGGTGACATTTTGGGTAACTTAGAAGTTGTTGATTTTGAACTGATTGTTAAAAATTTGACTTTGAAATTTGATGAAATTTATTCAGGAGCTTCTAAAAAACCTGAATGGCATAAAAATAAAGATGTTGAAAATGAAATAACAAGTGCAATGGAAGATGTTCTTTGGGATATAGAGGATGAATATGATATATCAATCGAAAACAAAGAAAAAATTTATCAAACTATTAGAGGTATAGGGATAAGTTTTTATGCTTGA
- a CDS encoding nucleotide-binding domain-containing protein, with protein MNNQFKIFNESIRLTTNQENDAKIKYDGVAKTLHNYYYTNAYNGSSKFLFGSYKKKTNIRPFTALQDVDLIFKMPSSEFTKYDNYTSNGQSALLTKIKDILKDTYTTTDTIKGWGKVVLVKFAENTHNIEVLPAWENENGTFTIPNTENGGSWEEFNPRNDLNIFSTSNNLTAGTTSKLTRMIKSWKRNTSSLKIKSFELENYIIDFLSENNDEDLNDSELIRSFFEYLIDNVDENNKSFVQSALNRSNKAIDFESKGRYYKSCEEWRKIFGKKFPKWKDSIRFKSLDEDYSFSEEYIEDLFTQKLDPNYKLKIGCTVTQKGFQQKTPLLELLKKYILIPQKRLEFYIQNNTVPKPYSVYWKVRNFGIEAKNDLRGEITLDDGSETKIENTRYKGEHYVECYIIKDGICVARERVDIPISKEE; from the coding sequence GTGAATAATCAATTTAAAATCTTTAATGAAAGTATTAGATTAACAACTAATCAGGAAAATGATGCAAAAATAAAATATGATGGGGTAGCTAAGACTTTACATAACTATTATTATACTAATGCATATAATGGAAGTAGTAAGTTTTTGTTTGGTTCTTATAAGAAAAAAACAAATATTAGACCTTTTACAGCTCTACAAGATGTTGATTTAATATTTAAAATGCCAAGTAGTGAATTTACTAAATATGATAATTATACAAGTAACGGACAATCTGCATTATTAACAAAAATAAAAGATATTTTGAAAGATACTTATACTACAACAGATACTATAAAGGGTTGGGGAAAAGTAGTATTAGTAAAATTTGCTGAGAATACTCATAATATTGAAGTTTTACCTGCATGGGAAAATGAAAATGGAACTTTTACAATACCTAATACTGAAAATGGCGGGAGTTGGGAAGAATTTAACCCAAGAAATGATTTAAACATTTTTAGTACTTCAAATAATTTAACAGCAGGAACTACTTCAAAACTTACAAGAATGATAAAAAGTTGGAAAAGAAATACTTCCTCTTTAAAAATAAAATCATTTGAATTAGAAAATTACATTATTGATTTTTTAAGTGAAAATAATGATGAAGATTTGAATGATTCAGAATTAATAAGAAGCTTTTTTGAATATTTAATTGATAATGTAGATGAAAATAATAAATCTTTTGTTCAATCTGCTTTAAATCGTTCAAATAAAGCAATAGATTTTGAATCAAAAGGTAGATATTATAAGTCTTGTGAAGAGTGGAGAAAAATTTTTGGAAAAAAATTTCCCAAATGGAAAGATAGTATTAGATTTAAGTCCTTGGATGAAGATTATTCTTTTAGTGAAGAGTACATTGAAGATTTATTTACACAAAAATTAGATCCTAATTATAAATTAAAAATAGGATGCACTGTAACTCAAAAAGGCTTTCAGCAAAAAACACCATTATTAGAATTATTAAAAAAATATATTTTAATACCTCAAAAAAGATTAGAATTTTATATCCAAAACAATACTGTTCCAAAGCCATATAGTGTTTATTGGAAAGTTAGAAATTTTGGAATTGAAGCTAAAAATGATTTGAGAGGTGAAATCACTCTTGACGATGGTTCAGAAACTAAAATTGAAAATACAAGATATAAAGGTGAACACTATGTTGAATGTTACATTATAAAAGATGGAATTTGTGTAGCAAGAGAAAGAGTTGACATCCCAATAAGTAAGGAAGAATAA
- a CDS encoding M48 family metallopeptidase, with the protein MLENIQITKKDVKNITLKVKPSGEVILTAPKMTSDEHIKFIIKKRAKWIEKKKEFFASFQLTEKEYVSGEDFKYLGRSYRLKVIESNKETVKLQRGYLEIYVKNKNDLKRKQNLVYEWYYEKALLHFFNILQEFNKIVKQEIKDIKIRQMKTRWGSCNSHKSYINLNIELIKKPKICIEYVVFHELVHLLYPNHSKQFYDYLALYMSDWEKRKEILEKV; encoded by the coding sequence ATGCTTGAAAACATCCAAATTACTAAAAAAGATGTAAAAAATATCACTTTAAAAGTAAAACCATCTGGAGAAGTAATTTTAACTGCTCCAAAGATGACTAGTGATGAGCATATAAAATTTATAATCAAAAAAAGAGCCAAGTGGATTGAAAAAAAGAAAGAATTTTTTGCATCATTTCAATTAACAGAAAAAGAGTATGTAAGTGGCGAAGATTTCAAATATCTAGGTCGAAGTTACAGGCTGAAAGTAATTGAATCAAATAAAGAAACTGTTAAGCTTCAAAGAGGCTATTTAGAAATCTATGTTAAAAATAAAAATGATTTAAAACGAAAACAAAATTTGGTTTACGAGTGGTATTATGAAAAAGCATTGCTTCATTTTTTTAATATTTTGCAAGAGTTTAATAAAATTGTTAAACAAGAGATAAAGGATATAAAAATAAGACAAATGAAAACAAGATGGGGGAGCTGTAATTCTCATAAATCATATATCAATCTTAATATTGAGCTTATAAAAAAGCCAAAGATCTGTATAGAATATGTAGTTTTCCACGAATTGGTTCATTTACTTTATCCAAACCATTCTAAGCAATTTTACGATTATTTAGCTCTTTATATGAGTGATTGGGAAAAACGAAAAGAGATTTTAGAGAAAGTTTAA